The Geotalea uraniireducens Rf4 genome window below encodes:
- the cas6e gene encoding type I-E CRISPR-associated protein Cas6/Cse3/CasE: MNWLARLEVDAETVRAAGISEDVYAWHKLLWECYPDQPEAERDFLTRIDQLEGAYRFWVLAKRKPVMPRWCPVDGFGLNEISPSFLSRQYYAFDLRANPVRAAVQRDANGEQVLDANGKRRRGKRVPLVKPDELRAWLVRKGEVRCRDKETGLDVPGGFRLVEERSLEISPMVESHFRKKGQSGYHGGVQFRGTLEVTDRAKFIESYQSGIGSAKGFGFGLLLLAPANL; this comes from the coding sequence ATGAACTGGCTTGCACGTCTGGAAGTTGATGCGGAAACCGTTCGTGCTGCAGGCATATCTGAAGATGTCTACGCATGGCACAAGCTTTTGTGGGAGTGCTACCCAGATCAGCCGGAAGCAGAGCGGGATTTCTTGACACGCATTGATCAGTTGGAAGGTGCATACCGCTTTTGGGTACTGGCAAAGAGAAAACCCGTAATGCCGCGATGGTGCCCTGTCGATGGGTTCGGCCTCAATGAAATTTCTCCATCTTTCCTGTCTCGTCAATATTACGCTTTTGATCTGCGGGCCAACCCCGTGCGGGCGGCGGTGCAGAGAGACGCCAACGGAGAGCAGGTGCTGGATGCCAACGGAAAACGGAGGCGCGGAAAACGAGTGCCACTGGTTAAACCGGACGAACTGCGAGCATGGCTTGTCCGCAAGGGAGAAGTTAGATGTCGTGATAAAGAAACAGGTCTGGATGTGCCCGGTGGATTCCGGCTTGTGGAAGAAAGGTCGCTTGAAATCAGCCCGATGGTAGAAAGCCATTTCCGCAAGAAAGGACAGTCCGGATATCACGGCGGCGTTCAGTTTCGCGGGACTTTAGAAGTGACTGATCGAGCGAAGTTTATCGAAAGTTATCAATCAGGTATCGGCAGTGCCAAAGGCTTCGGCTTCGGCCTGCTGCTGCTTGCTCCAGCCAATCTTTAA